In a single window of the Rhineura floridana isolate rRhiFlo1 chromosome 3, rRhiFlo1.hap2, whole genome shotgun sequence genome:
- the LOC133381406 gene encoding uncharacterized protein LOC133381406 — MEIGGVTVAGLVNSGAQRSVLNQPLGSCSKHTTPIIGASGKSVLAINLKGQPVAIGSQVLFHEFLYMPECPVPLIGRDLLCKMQATLEFSPSGQVKMSTPATELPVLLCPIQEAWRCYTSVCVMRERTSEEWELIQSVPGVWAENNPSSLAIRAEPVRITLKPQASPIQLKQYPIPSEAREPIQHHLNRLMELGVLTSITSAWNTPLLPVKKPGTEGDYRPVQDLKAVNESVISMTPIVPNPYTLLGRIPGGSTIYTVIDLKDAFFSIPLAAEAIPLFAFTWEDVQTGVTSQYSWTRLPQGFCHSPSIFSQQLNKDLISWQEENGPLLIYVDDILLPSPDFDTCWKYSKSLLQTLEALGYRASQKKAQICQLEVEYLGFIIQKDQRYLSLARTAAIRSLPRPETKKELRTLLGMAGYCRIWILDYATITKPLYSMLQEWRPETAPLDWEPSHVASLEKLNNALLNPPALGIPDTTRPFKLFVDDRRGVAVGMLTQALGSWERPVAYLSKKLDPVSQGWPGCLRSIAATSLLLTEALKLTFGQTIQVTASHSIRNLLEKQGPKWMTSSRLSKYTAQLCENPNVIVQDRATLNPATLMPVPEQEPVHDCEEIMTKVFSSRPDLKDQPLRKRRSLFCDGSSYLQQGTKVAGYAVVEQGGHIVQHGKLPPGTSAHKAEIIALTEALREGAGQEVTIYTDSKNAFLTLQVHGALYKERGFLTSEGRPIAYAHEIRALLDAVWKPRKVAVVHCRAHKRQDGLVHQGNAQADKAAKSAALKAPPVARSFAHLYYVEVPTDVGSPVYTPEEKREAQDYSYRDVSGWKVLPDGCVWIPQNLAHPIVSKVHQQCHLGKIALETLLKKWYYIDHISKWCDIITKECLTCAQVNPRRGPNLTPGAILKGTRPFQVIQVDYSHMPAACGLKVLLVAVCTYTGWIEAKPATGETAAVVSKFILEEIIPRYGLPIQINSDNGPAFVNTLVNSLSTALGLTWKLHCAWRPQSSGMVERANQTIKAHLTKLCIETKEKWPWLLPLARCTPRSSGYTPYELMYGRPPPLPTGVEVLEDHGQVRLQKQLQALNRIVGQLQQYTDPSPLQVTTNMHAFEPGDLVWVKVWDDKPLQPKWKGPFAVIMVTPTSLKVEGQTPWIHWTRVKPAANPEWEVVTNTPGALRMRIRKRATTGSRDATGEASSGPATE, encoded by the coding sequence ATGGAGATTGGGGGAGTAACAGTCGCAGGACTAGTAAATTCAGGGGCCCAACGGTCAGTTTTAAATCAACCCCTTGGGAGCTGTAGCAaacatacaactcccatcatcggaGCATCAGGGAAGTCTGTCTTGGCAATTAATTTAAAGGGGCAACCAGTGGCAATTGGATCTCAAGTACTTTTCCATGAATTTTTGTATATGCCCGAGTGTCCTGTCCCTCTTATTGGAAGGGATCTTCTGTGTAAAATGCAAGCTACCCTAGAATTCAGCCCTTCGGGCCAGGTGAAGATGAGTACCCCCGCCACAGAATTACCCGTACTGTTATGTCCAATACAGGAGGCTTGGAGATGTTATACATCAGTGTGTGTCATGAGGGAAAGGACGTCTGAAGAGTGGGAACTGATACAATCTGTACCTGGGGTGTGGGCTGAGAACAACCCGTCAAGTTTAGCAATACGTGCAGAACCAGTCCGAATTACCCTGAAACCTCAAGCCAGCCCTATACAACTTAAGCAGTACCCAATTCCAAGTGAGGCCAGAGAACCAATTCAACATCACCTTAACAGGCTGATGGAGTTAGGGGTGCTGACAAGTATTACTTCTGCATGGAACACACCTTTGCTGCCTGTTAAGAAGCCAGGGACAGAAGGCGATTATCGTCCAGTacaggacttgaaggcagtaaatgAATCCGTCATATCCATGACCCCTATAGTACCTAACCCCTACACTTTGTTGGGAAGAATACCTGGAGGGAGTACTATCTACACAGTAATTGATCTGAAAGACGCGTTCTTCAGCATACCGTTGGCTGCAGAAGCAATACCTTTGTTTGCCTTTACTTGGGAAGATGTCCAAACAGGAGTTACTAGCCAGTACTCTTGGACCCGGCTGCCCCAAGGGTTCTGCCACTCCCCATCTATTTTTAGCCAACAGTTGAATAAAGACTTGATCAGCTGGCAAGAGGAAAATGGGCCCTTGTTAATTTATGTGGATGATATTTTGCTCCCCAGTCCAGACTTTGAtacttgttggaaatattccaaatCTTTGTTGCAAACCTTGGAGGCCCTGGGTTACCGGGCAAGTCAGAAGAAGGCCCAGATCTGTCAGCTGGAAGTAGAATATTTAGGATTTATAATCCAGAAAGACCAAAGGTACCTTAGTCTGGCTCGTACTGCTGCAATACGTTCACTACCGAGACCTGAAACTAAGAAAGAGCTCCGTACATTGTTAGGAATGGCCGGGTATTGCAGGATATGGATTCTGGACTATGCCACCATTACAAAACCATTATATTCCATGTTACAAGAATGGAGGCCAGAAACTGCCCCTTTAGATTGGGAGCCCTCCCACGTTGCGAGCTTGGAAAAACTGAACAATGCCCTGCTAAACCCACCAGCATTAGGGATACCCGATACGACAAGACCATTCAAACTATTTGTGGATGATAGAAGAGGAGTTGCGGTGGGAATGCTGACCCAAGCCTTGGGCTCCTGGGAACGCCCCGTGGCGTATCTAAGTAAGAAATTGGACCCCGTAAGCCAAGGCTGGCCAGGCTGCTTGAGGAGCATTGCGGCTACATCCTTGTTGTTAACTGAAGCATTGAAACTCACCTTCGGGCAAACCATTCAAGTGACTGCATCACACTCCATTCGAAATCTGCTGGAAAAACAAGGGCCGAAATGGATGACGAGTTCCCGTTTAAGTAAATATACTGCCCAGTTGTGTGAAAATCCAAACGTGATTGTACAGGATAGGGCAACATTGAATCCAGCTACATTAATGCCAGTGCCAGAGCAAGAGCCAGTACACGATTGTGAAGAAATAATGACTAAAGTGTTCTCCAGTAGACCGGACCTAAAAGATCAGCCATTAAGGAAGAGACGATCCCTATTCTGCGACGGAAGTAGTTACTTACAGCAAGGGACTAAAGTAGCAGGATACGCAGTAGTGGAACAAGGAGGACATATAGTCCAGCATGGCAAGCTGCCCCCAGGAACTTCGGCCCATAAAGCTGAAATTATAGCACTTACTGAAGCCCTACGGGAAGGAGCAGGACAGGAAGTGACAATCTATACAGATAGTAAAAACGCTTTCCTCACCTTGCAAGTGCATGGAGCCCTGTATAAGGAAAGAGGATTCCTCACCTCTGAAGGAAGGCCTATAGCGTACGCACATGAAATCAGGGCACTCTTAGATGCAGTGTGGAAACCTAGGAAAGTGGCTGTGGTACATTGTAGGGCTCATAAAAGACAGGATGGTCTGGTCCATCAAGGAAATGCTCAGGCCGATAAAGCAGCTAAGTCTGCAGCTCTTAAAGCCCCCCCTGTTGCCAGGAGTTTTGCTCACCTGTATTATGTAGAAGTTCCCACGGATGTGGGAAGTCCTGTCTACACTCCAGAGGAAAAAAGAGAAGCTCAAGATTATAGTTACCGGGATGTGAGTGGATGGAAAGTCTTGCCTGACGGTTGTGTCTGGATACCTCAAAATTTGGCTCATCCTATAGTTTCCAAGGTTCACCAACAATGCCACCTGGGAAAGATAGCTCTGGAAACGTTGCTAAAGAAATGGTATTATATTGACCATATATCTAAATGGTGTGATATAATCACCAAAGAATGCCTTACCTGTGCACAAGTGAATCCTCGTCGTGGACCAAATCTGACCCCAGGAGCCATACTGAAGGGCACTAGGCCCTTTCAAGTGATTCAGGTTGACTACAGCCATATGCCAGCCGCTTGTGGACTAAAGGTATTGCTCGTTGCTGTTTGTACTTACACTGGATGGATAGAGGCTAAACCAGCAACAGGAGAGACAGCAGCTGTAgtgtcaaaatttattttggaagAAATTATTCCTCGATATGGTCTACCAATACAAATCAATTCTGATAATGGACCAGCGTTTGTAAATACTCTAGTGAATAGTCTATCAACGGCATTAGGGTTGACTTGGAAGTTACACTGTGCATGGCGACCACAGAGTAGTGGAATGGTTGAGAGGGCAAATCAGACTATCAAGGCTCATCTCACTAAGTTATGCATAGAGACTAAAGAAAAATGGCCTTGGCTGTTACCATTAGCCAGATGCACCCCACGAAGCTCAGGCTACACTCcgtatgaattaatgtatggcagacCACCACCTCTGCCAACTGGAGTTGAGGTATTGGAAGACCATGGACAAGTACGCCTTCAGAAACAACTGCAGGCTCTGAATAGGATTGTTGGACAATTACAACAGTATACTGATCCCAGTCCATTACAAGTTACAACTAACATGCACGCCTTTGAGCCAGGGGATTTAGTATGGGTCAAGGTATGGGATGATAAACCATTGCAGCCTAAGTGGAAAGGTCCATTTGCAGTAATAATGGTTACTCCCACGTCCTTGAAGGTTGAAGGGCAGACTCCATGGATTCACTGGACCAGAGTGAAACCAGCAGCGAATCCAGAATGGGAAGTAGTAACCAACACACCAGGGGCGTTGCGGATGAGGATCCGGAAGCGTGCCACTACTGGAAGCAGGGACGCGACGGGAGAAGCCTCCTCGGGACCGGCAACCGAGTGA